Proteins found in one Exiguobacterium sp. 9-2 genomic segment:
- a CDS encoding transporter substrate-binding domain-containing protein translates to MKHGLKLAVAALSTAGVLAACGASNDNAGSGKESKVITVGTEATYPPFTYKEKGKLMGYDVDVMNEVAKRAGYKVDYKAMDFKGLIPALDSKRIDVIANQMGITPERQEKYAFSDAYTVSGSTIIVNNKTNDIKTLDDLKGKTVGSTQGSLYAKTAEEAGAKVKYYKGANQVLKDLEAGRVDAAMNDRLFVLTELKKAGYKVKAVGETFDKNESGFMMAKNSKYTKDFNKALAEMQEDGTLAKIGKKYFNEDISK, encoded by the coding sequence ATGAAACACGGTTTGAAATTAGCTGTAGCAGCATTATCGACAGCGGGGGTGCTTGCAGCATGCGGCGCTTCGAACGACAACGCAGGTTCTGGTAAAGAGTCAAAAGTCATTACAGTCGGAACGGAAGCAACATACCCACCATTCACGTACAAAGAAAAAGGAAAATTGATGGGTTATGACGTAGATGTCATGAACGAAGTCGCAAAACGTGCTGGCTATAAAGTCGATTACAAAGCGATGGACTTTAAAGGACTCATCCCGGCACTCGATTCAAAACGAATCGATGTCATTGCGAACCAAATGGGTATCACACCTGAGCGTCAAGAAAAGTACGCTTTTTCTGATGCGTATACGGTCTCTGGTTCAACGATCATCGTCAACAATAAAACGAACGACATCAAAACACTCGACGACTTAAAAGGAAAAACAGTCGGTTCGACACAAGGTTCACTTTATGCGAAAACAGCTGAAGAAGCTGGCGCTAAAGTAAAATACTACAAAGGTGCGAACCAAGTCCTGAAAGATCTTGAAGCAGGTCGCGTTGATGCAGCCATGAACGATCGTCTCTTCGTTTTGACGGAGTTGAAAAAAGCTGGCTATAAAGTCAAAGCGGTCGGTGAGACGTTCGACAAGAACGAATCTGGTTTCATGATGGCGAAAAACAGCAAGTATACAAAAGACTTCAATAAAGCACTCGCTGAGATGCAAGAAGACGGCACTCTTGCAAAAATCGGTAAGAAGTACTTCAACGAGGATATCAGTAAGTGA
- a CDS encoding ABC transporter ATP-binding protein translates to MAEIRLEHIDKIYSGDAKAVDDFNLHIKDKEFIVFVGPSGCGKSTTLRMIAGLEEISGGDFIIDGKRMNDVAPKDRDIAMVFQNYALYPHMNVFDNMAFGLKLRKFPKDEIKQRVDNAARILGLEEYLERKPKALSGGQRQRVAIGRAIVRDAKVFLMDEPLSNLDAKLRVQMRKEIIQLHKRLETTTIYVTHDQTEAMTLATRIVIMKAGIIQQVGTPKEVYDHPDNMFVAGFIGSPSMNFLTGKLAEDGLFHVSGTEEKFEVPEGKMKVLRDRGYTNKDLVLGIRPEDIHAELIYQDTKTAHRFPAHIEVSELMGAESYLYSKVGQQAFTARVDSRSHVEMGSQLDLFFDMTKAHFFDASTEATIR, encoded by the coding sequence ATGGCTGAAATTCGTCTTGAACATATCGATAAAATCTACTCAGGTGATGCAAAAGCGGTTGATGATTTCAATCTGCATATTAAAGATAAGGAATTCATCGTCTTCGTTGGACCATCTGGTTGTGGGAAATCGACGACACTCCGGATGATCGCTGGACTTGAAGAAATCTCAGGTGGAGACTTTATCATCGACGGTAAACGCATGAATGATGTAGCGCCAAAAGATCGCGATATCGCGATGGTCTTCCAAAACTACGCTTTGTATCCACACATGAACGTCTTCGATAACATGGCGTTCGGATTAAAGCTTCGGAAGTTCCCGAAAGATGAAATCAAGCAACGCGTTGATAACGCAGCTCGTATCCTTGGTCTTGAAGAATATCTCGAGCGGAAGCCAAAAGCACTCTCTGGTGGTCAGCGTCAACGGGTCGCGATTGGTCGCGCCATCGTTCGTGATGCTAAAGTCTTCTTAATGGATGAGCCGCTCTCGAACTTGGACGCTAAATTACGTGTACAAATGCGTAAGGAGATCATTCAGTTACACAAACGTCTTGAGACGACGACGATTTACGTCACGCACGATCAGACGGAAGCGATGACGCTTGCGACACGGATCGTCATCATGAAAGCCGGAATCATTCAACAAGTCGGTACGCCGAAGGAAGTCTATGATCACCCGGATAACATGTTCGTTGCTGGATTCATCGGTTCACCATCGATGAACTTCTTGACAGGTAAACTGGCAGAAGACGGTCTCTTCCATGTTTCAGGAACAGAAGAGAAATTCGAAGTACCAGAAGGAAAAATGAAAGTTCTCCGCGACCGCGGTTACACGAATAAAGATCTCGTCCTCGGAATTCGTCCAGAAGACATCCATGCGGAATTGATCTACCAAGACACTAAAACAGCACATCGTTTCCCAGCGCATATCGAAGTATCCGAATTGATGGGTGCAGAGTCTTATCTCTACTCAAAAGTCGGACAACAAGCATTCACGGCACGTGTCGATTCACGTTCACATGTCGAGATGGGATCACAGCTTGATCTCTTCTTCGATATGACAAAAGCACACTTCTTCGATGCTTCAACAGAAGCAACGATTCGTTAA